In Lonchura striata isolate bLonStr1 chromosome 2, bLonStr1.mat, whole genome shotgun sequence, a single genomic region encodes these proteins:
- the POGLUT3 gene encoding protein O-glucosyltransferase 3 encodes MGGRGLLPVLLLLLLLLLGAAGPLLLQAEPVSAERSLAWGPGLDAGITVPVRYFYIQAVSAAGRNFSRSPPGRTQFKVVIKALSPKEVTRIYTPRPLDRNDGTFLMRYRMYGSVTKGLKIEIFYGDQHVAQSPYILKEPVYHEYCDCPEEDPEIWQDMMSCPSQEPQITEDFISFPTIDLQRMLKEMPAKFSQARGAIVHYTIRDNHIYRRSLGKYTDFKMFSDEMLLSLARKVRLPDVEFYLNVGDWPVEHRKANDTPGPLPVISWCGSLDSRDIVLPTYDVTHSTLETLRGVTNDLLSIQGNTGPFWENKTERALFRGRDSREERLHLVKLSKKNPELLDAGITGYFFFREKEKELGKAQLMGFFDFFKYKYQVNIDGTVAAYRFPYLLLGDSLVLKQDSQYYEHFYVGLKPWKHYVPVKRNLEDLLEKIKWAKENDEEARKIAKEGQLMARELLQPHRFYCYYYKVLQKYAERQASKPEIRDGMELVPQPDDRDSVCSCHRKKPLREDL; translated from the exons ATGGGGGGCCGCGGGCTGCTgccggtgctgctgctgctgctgctgctgctgctgggcgccgcggggccgctgctgctgcaggcGGAGCCCGTGAGCGCCGAGCGGAGCCTGGCGTGGGGCCCCGGGCTGGACGCGGGCATCACCGTGCCCGTGCGGTACTTCTACATCCAGGCGGTCAGCGCGGCCGGACGGAACTTCTCCCGCTCCCCGCCAG GAAGAACACAGTTCAAAGTGGTAATTAAAGCACTTTCTCCAAAAGAAGTAACCAGAATTTACACCCCTCGGCCTTTGGATAGAAATGATGGTACATTCCTTATGCGGTATCGGATGTATGGAAGTGTCACAAAAGGCTTAAAAATTGAGATATTTTATGGTGATCAGCATGTGGCTCAATCACCTTATATTTTGAAAG AACCAGTTTATCATGAATACTGTGACTGTCCTGAAGAAGACCCTGAGATCTGGCAGGACATGATGTCCTGTCCATCCCAAGAGCCTCAGATTACAGAAGACTTCATTTCGTTTCCCACCATTGACCTGCAGCGAATGCTTAAGGAAATGCCAGCAAAGTTCAGCCAAGCACGAGGTGCTATTGTTCATTACACCATTCGGGATAATCACATCTACCGGCGCTCCTTGGGGAAGTACACAGACTTCAAAATGTTCTCCGATGAAATGCTCCTGTCACTGGCCAGGAAG GTTCGTCTTCCTGATGTGGAGTTTTATCTCAATGTTGGAGACTGGCCCGTTGAGCATCGGAAAGCTAATGATACACCTGGGCCCTTACCTGTCATCTCCTGGTGCGGCTCTCTGGATTCCAGAGATATCGTCCTGCCGACGTATGATGTAACCCACTCAACTCTGGAAACCCTGCGTGGAGTCACCAATGATCTCCTTTCCATTCAAGGAAATACAG GCCCCTTctgggaaaacaaaactgagCGGGCTTTATTTAGAGGTCGAGACAGCAGAGAAGAACGTCTCCATCTTGTCAAGTTATCCAAGAAAAATCCAGAACTACTAGATGCTGGAATAACTGGATATTTCttcttcagagaaaaagaaaaagagctggggaaggctcaGCTGATGGGCTTCTTTGACTTCTTTAAG TACAAATACCAAGTGAATATAGATGGCACTGTAGCAGCTTACAGGTTTCCATACCTCTTGCTGGGTGACAGCCTTGTATTGAAGCAAGATTCCCAGTACTATGAACACTTCTATGTTGGATTAAAACCTTGGAAACATTATGTTCCAGTTAAGAGAAACTTAGAGGACTTgctagagaaaataaaatgggcTAAG gaaaatgaTGAGGAAGCAAGAAAAATTGCTAAAGAAGGACAACTAATGGCAAGAGAATTACTTCAGCCTCACAGGTTTTACTGCTACTATTATAAAGTGCTCCAG AAATATGCCGAACGCCAAGCCAGCAAACCTGAAATACGGGATGGAATGGAACTTGTACCTCAGCCTGATGACAGGGACTCAGTGTGCAGTTGCCACAGGAAAAAGCCTTTAAGGGAAGATCTATAA